The sequence below is a genomic window from Aureispira sp. CCB-E.
TAGCGGTAGAAGTATTGGGGCATACAGATAGCAATGGTTCCAATCGTTACAACTGGACTTTGGCAATACGCCGTGCGTCAACTGTCATGAAGTATTTAGAGAAAAAAGGAATTGCTTCTGATCGTTTTGCTTTTAAAGGGTTTGGAGAAACACAACCTGTTGAATCCAATGCTACCAATAATGGTCGTGCCTCCAATCGTCGAGTGGAGTTTAGAGTTATCAAAGAGTTTTCTGAAATGTCCAATCGTTGAGGTACTGTCCAATCTGCTCTGTTAGGAACAAAAGCATCGTTTTATGTTGAGTTGTTAGTGTTTTTGCGCAACAAGGAATAATTCGGGCAAATTAGATAATTCTCTTTGTTCTTTGATAAAAAAGCCTGATTGTTGGATGGATTGTTGTAATTCTATTTTAGTATAAAAGTTCGTAGTTGGCATGATTCCTAATTTTAGGAGTACTGTCATAAAGATTCGAGGAAGACTTCTTTTTTCGCCTAAACAGGCTGTGGAGGATATGAATATGCCATTGGTTTTTAATAAGGTATATATTTTTTTTAGTGTTTTTTTTGTATCTGTAACATAATGTAATACATTAAATGCTAATATTATATCAAAAGAATTGTTTTTAAATCTTTGGTCGAAAAGATCTGTATATAAGAAACTTATCTTTTGGGGGATATTATTAGATTTATCTTGAGCTATTTTTA
It includes:
- a CDS encoding class I SAM-dependent methyltransferase, giving the protein MYSSENFWNRVSSHSSDKIGKIGLQIIHRTTSYLNKSDTVLDFGCGSGLISIELAKAAQDIVAIDTSEKMIKIAQDKSNNIPQKISFLYTDLFDQRFKNNSFDIILAFNVLHYVTDTKKTLKKIYTLLKTNGIFISSTACLGEKRSLPRIFMTVLLKLGIMPTTNFYTKIELQQSIQQSGFFIKEQRELSNLPELFLVAQKH